The Vampirovibrionales bacterium genome has a segment encoding these proteins:
- a CDS encoding phage terminase large subunit family protein: MTWEIALNRTSKSALKAIKPPPKLTVSEWANQYLQLSAEDSAEPGQFSTDRAPYQKGIMDAVSERGIHTVVVKSSAQIGKTAILKAIIGFHVDQDPAPILMLQPTEHMAEAFSKDRLAPMIRDTPALKDKIADPRSRDSGNSILHKRFAGGHLTLAGSNSPAGLASRPIRIVLCDEVDRYPASAGSEGDPVNLAIKRTATFWNRRIVLTSTPTIKGASRIDMAYENSDQRHFYVPCPHCGTFHIFKWENCRWPPGEPDRAIMVCPECAVEIEESHKPRICWQWENGELKCLLTASPGSISTNSIAHGENGLTLRESFYLQSKTRNCSRLGSIPAWENRGRKTLKRPTLTH; encoded by the coding sequence ATGACATGGGAAATTGCCTTAAATCGGACCTCGAAATCGGCGCTCAAAGCGATCAAACCGCCACCGAAACTGACGGTCAGCGAGTGGGCGAATCAATATCTCCAACTGAGTGCTGAGGATAGCGCCGAACCGGGACAGTTCTCCACGGATCGCGCCCCATACCAAAAAGGCATTATGGACGCGGTATCCGAGAGAGGAATCCATACCGTCGTCGTCAAAAGCAGCGCGCAAATCGGGAAAACTGCGATTCTGAAAGCGATTATCGGCTTTCATGTCGATCAAGACCCCGCGCCTATTCTCATGCTCCAACCTACGGAGCACATGGCAGAGGCGTTCTCGAAAGACCGCCTTGCGCCGATGATTCGAGACACTCCAGCGCTCAAGGATAAGATAGCCGATCCACGCTCCCGCGATTCTGGCAACTCCATCCTGCACAAACGATTCGCTGGCGGGCACCTCACGCTTGCCGGGTCGAATTCTCCCGCTGGCCTCGCCAGCCGACCGATTCGCATCGTATTGTGCGATGAAGTAGACCGATACCCAGCGAGTGCCGGCAGTGAAGGCGACCCTGTTAATTTAGCGATCAAGCGCACCGCTACATTTTGGAATCGTCGCATTGTCCTGACCTCAACGCCAACGATTAAGGGCGCTTCTCGTATCGATATGGCGTATGAGAATAGCGACCAACGCCATTTTTACGTGCCTTGCCCGCATTGCGGAACATTCCACATATTCAAGTGGGAGAACTGCCGATGGCCTCCCGGTGAGCCTGATCGAGCGATCATGGTGTGCCCGGAATGCGCTGTCGAAATCGAGGAAAGTCACAAGCCGCGAATCTGCTGGCAATGGGAGAATGGCGAGCTGAAATGCCTTTTAACGGCGTCGCCGGGTTCCATATCAACGAACTCTATAGCCCATGGCGAAAATGGGCTGACATTGCGAGAGAGTTTCTATTTGCAAAGCAAGACCCGCAATTGCTCAAGACTTGGGTCAATACCAGCTTGGGAGAATCGTGGGAGGAAGACGCTGAAAAGGCCGACCCTGACTCACTGA